One genomic window of Streptomyces sp. NBC_01498 includes the following:
- a CDS encoding DUF3159 domain-containing protein, with product MTSTDKPAATDPTHAPGAPHTPGTPADPGGADRQTDAEARAVTEAALFEAFGGVRGMVETVVPGLLFVTIFTINKDLHVSAIAALAVSLLLVVVRLVRRDTVKHAFSGVFGVAFGVVFAMMTGNAKDFYLPGMLYTLGLAVAYIATSAAGVPLLGLILGPVFKENLSWRTRNPGRKSAYTKASYAWGFILLAKCAILFPLYWWADTTQLGWVLVSLKIPPFLLAVYLTWIFLAKAPAPIDVFAEMEAEEEAERAAKAARASEER from the coding sequence GTGACGTCCACCGACAAGCCAGCCGCGACCGACCCCACGCACGCGCCCGGCGCGCCCCACACGCCCGGAACGCCCGCCGACCCCGGGGGCGCCGACCGGCAGACCGACGCCGAGGCCAGGGCGGTGACCGAGGCCGCGCTCTTCGAGGCGTTCGGCGGCGTGCGCGGCATGGTGGAGACGGTCGTTCCCGGACTGCTCTTCGTCACGATCTTCACGATCAACAAGGACCTGCACGTCTCGGCGATCGCCGCGCTCGCGGTGTCGCTGCTGCTGGTCGTGGTCCGGCTGGTCCGCCGCGACACCGTGAAGCACGCCTTCAGCGGCGTCTTCGGGGTCGCGTTCGGCGTGGTCTTCGCGATGATGACCGGCAACGCCAAGGACTTCTACCTGCCGGGCATGCTCTACACCCTGGGTCTGGCGGTCGCGTACATCGCGACCAGCGCCGCCGGAGTTCCCCTGCTGGGGCTGATCCTGGGACCGGTCTTCAAGGAGAACCTGTCCTGGCGTACACGCAACCCGGGCCGCAAGTCGGCGTACACGAAGGCGAGTTACGCGTGGGGGTTCATCCTCCTCGCGAAGTGCGCGATCCTCTTCCCGCTCTACTGGTGGGCCGACACCACGCAGTTGGGCTGGGTGCTGGTGTCGCTGAAGATCCCGCCGTTCCTGCTGGCCGTGTATCTGACGTGGATCTTCCTGGCGAAGGCGCCGGCGCCGATCGACGTGTTCGCCGAGATGGAGGCGGAGGAGGAGGCGGAACGCGCGGCGAAGGCGGCGCGCGCCTCGGAGGAGCGGTAG